The Roseovarius indicus genome has a segment encoding these proteins:
- a CDS encoding calcium-binding protein, with protein MALSQTEVIRTGTFLARTVYGGDGLPAAFRGPLTGGADPLNYDDDYAGYIASQSPEGENWRVLTDAELGASHFSGPGGGSFTDGGLYLSANDDGNAGEVLIVEAVIDGEPTLFVIFRGSDGEDAFTESQTFTRQGVTDYYLSVRPAILAAAAYAAANGIDNVVVAGQSLGGTMVDVFALADSDLFPGMSVYLVSLASAGVVPDLSRNAALLDLDLSNSTLGPAGQIETLGLPDAVTAYYAINHTEDRVYHSLPGNAPGMTPNFVLYDNVHFPGATEIDLPNIDNADVDYDPGLATDYGFGAEHNMSLYWSNIDALTRDPLYAFHAGQAIIMGVNAYATATRDYNGTPFPAFLSFTGGPGAEIDNFTQTLTGSDAADYILGLAGDDRLEGNDGDDLLSGGDGADEIFGDAGEDRIDGGDGDDTIKGGADDDTIEGGDGNDFIHGQNGVDVVNGGAGNDTMTGNNGEDTLSGDAGDDEIKGGFNWDTVRGGPDNDTVLGQNGYDTVFGDGGDDLVRGNNGDDALYGNSGNDRLEGGPGNDTLEGGRGNDTLEGGTARDTFVFDTDEATGADVIEDFDNGIDTIHFTGAVGFDDLTIDQTGPDTVITWAGGSVTLLGETGPIDEDDFLFG; from the coding sequence ATGGCACTTTCCCAGACAGAGGTCATCCGCACCGGCACCTTCCTTGCCCGCACCGTCTATGGCGGCGACGGCCTGCCGGCCGCTTTCCGCGGCCCCCTGACCGGGGGCGCCGACCCGCTCAACTACGACGACGATTACGCCGGTTATATCGCGAGCCAGTCGCCCGAGGGCGAAAACTGGCGCGTGCTGACCGATGCCGAGCTGGGCGCCAGCCACTTCTCGGGGCCGGGCGGCGGCAGCTTCACCGATGGCGGCCTCTACCTGTCTGCCAATGACGACGGCAATGCCGGCGAGGTGCTGATCGTCGAGGCGGTGATCGACGGCGAGCCGACGCTCTTCGTCATCTTCCGCGGGTCGGATGGCGAGGATGCCTTCACCGAAAGCCAGACCTTCACCCGGCAGGGCGTGACCGACTATTACCTCTCGGTCCGCCCCGCCATCCTGGCCGCCGCGGCCTATGCCGCCGCCAACGGGATCGACAACGTGGTCGTCGCGGGCCAGAGCCTTGGCGGCACCATGGTCGATGTCTTCGCGCTGGCCGATTCCGACCTGTTCCCCGGCATGTCGGTCTACCTCGTGTCGCTGGCCTCGGCCGGGGTGGTGCCCGACCTGTCGCGGAATGCCGCGCTGCTCGATCTCGACCTCTCGAACTCCACCCTCGGCCCGGCGGGCCAGATCGAGACGCTTGGCCTGCCCGATGCGGTCACCGCCTATTACGCCATCAACCACACCGAGGACCGTGTCTATCACTCCCTGCCCGGCAACGCGCCCGGCATGACGCCGAATTTCGTGCTTTACGACAATGTCCACTTTCCCGGTGCGACCGAGATCGACCTGCCCAATATCGACAACGCCGATGTCGACTATGACCCGGGCCTTGCCACCGATTACGGCTTCGGCGCCGAGCACAACATGAGCCTCTACTGGTCGAATATCGACGCGCTGACCCGCGACCCGCTTTACGCCTTCCACGCGGGCCAGGCGATCATCATGGGCGTCAACGCCTATGCCACCGCCACGCGGGATTACAACGGCACCCCCTTCCCCGCATTCCTGTCCTTCACCGGCGGCCCCGGCGCCGAGATCGACAATTTCACCCAGACCCTCACCGGCAGCGATGCGGCCGACTACATCCTCGGCCTTGCCGGCGACGACCGGCTCGAGGGCAATGACGGCGACGACCTGCTTTCGGGCGGCGACGGCGCCGACGAGATCTTCGGCGATGCCGGCGAAGACCGGATCGATGGCGGCGACGGCGACGACACCATCAAGGGCGGCGCCGATGACGACACGATCGAGGGCGGCGACGGCAATGACTTCATCCACGGTCAGAACGGCGTCGATGTCGTCAATGGCGGCGCGGGCAACGACACCATGACCGGCAACAACGGCGAGGACACGCTGTCGGGCGATGCCGGCGATGACGAGATCAAGGGCGGGTTCAACTGGGACACGGTCCGCGGCGGGCCCGACAACGACACCGTGCTGGGCCAGAACGGCTATGACACCGTCTTCGGCGACGGCGGCGACGACCTCGTGCGCGGCAACAACGGCGACGATGCGCTTTACGGCAATTCCGGCAATGACCGGCTCGAGGGCGGGCCCGGCAATGACACGCTGGAAGGCGGCCGGGGCAATGACACGCTCGAGGGCGGCACGGCGCGCGATACCTTCGTCTTCGACACGGATGAGGCGACGGGCGCCGACGTGATCGAGGATTTCGACAATGGGATCGACACGATCCACTTCACCGGCGCGGTCGGCTTCGACGACCTGACCATCGACCAGACCGGCCCGGACACGGTGATCACCTGGGCGGGCGGCTCGGTCACGCTTCTGGGCGAGACGGGCCCGATCGACGAGGATGATTTCCTGTTCGGGTGA
- a CDS encoding calcium-binding protein — MLVPDQLIDVESISITADLEGDQRLPSVAVLADGRLVAVWATLSDTSDRYDIYARFLDADGTPISEPFLVNTTTASDQIKPQVVALPGGGFSVVWESYGQDHFVPPDYNWYDIYQYGVYQQVFDATGTPVGSETPVNTSVVQYDQTIRDVTPLPDGGYVVTFFHQNFYSWVDRGTGTYLQRFDASGAPVGDNVELVLAEGPRPDPLRGTGITDIGTLSDGRLVYAGAGEGYDITVAIQNPDGTLATRIAVGGGSGDIPAFAILPDDTIFTVWHDTDGLSDNVHAAVYDASGAVVMAPRLISQFQAGGQHAPDVHLLPDGNLLITWVDTRQHEDGYRAVSVFGRVVEADGTPVTGDIQLSDDTIDITAYDVQITPEGEIVVIFSHPGNPSGPGDDFNTYVRVFTVDDMPRVTVLPDGPNDVALGGEDNSVEAGNGHDTVDGGGGDDDIFGQNGNDLLMGGAGDDMLSGGPGDDTIHGGPGADSIFAGAGDDVIHVDTDDVYEYMWSHLASFNQNYTGGPGYDTMIVHGSEGVSFENLSAMLIEAFFGSEGDDSVDFWGDHANLMRGRGGNDTLSGDWGDDTIFGDAGADSLLGGEGDDHIKGGAANDTIDGGPGNDFIHGQNGVDLVDGAGGNDTITGNNGEDTLMGGAGSDLVKGGYNWDTVYGGQHNDTVMGQNGYDTVYGGYGDDLVRGNNGNDRLYGEGNDDRLEGGPGRDTLEGGSGNDTLEGGTERDVFLFDTNEGTNDDVIEDFDNGVDTIHFSGPVGFDDLTIDQTGPDTIITWGYSSVTLLGETGPIDEDDFLFT, encoded by the coding sequence ATGCTGGTACCCGACCAATTGATCGACGTCGAGAGCATCAGCATCACCGCCGACCTCGAAGGCGACCAAAGGCTGCCTTCCGTGGCGGTTCTGGCCGACGGGCGGCTTGTCGCCGTCTGGGCCACGCTCAGCGACACGAGCGACCGCTACGACATCTATGCCCGCTTCCTCGACGCCGACGGCACGCCGATAAGCGAGCCGTTCCTCGTCAACACCACCACCGCCTCGGACCAGATCAAGCCGCAGGTCGTGGCCCTGCCCGGCGGCGGGTTTTCCGTTGTGTGGGAATCCTACGGTCAGGATCACTTCGTGCCGCCCGACTACAACTGGTACGACATCTACCAGTACGGTGTCTATCAGCAGGTGTTCGACGCCACCGGCACCCCCGTCGGCAGCGAGACCCCCGTCAACACCAGCGTCGTGCAATATGACCAGACCATCAGGGACGTGACGCCCCTGCCGGATGGCGGGTATGTCGTCACCTTCTTCCACCAGAATTTCTATAGCTGGGTGGATCGCGGCACCGGCACCTACCTGCAGCGCTTCGACGCCAGCGGCGCGCCGGTGGGCGACAATGTCGAGCTGGTCCTCGCCGAGGGGCCGCGCCCCGACCCGCTGCGCGGCACCGGCATCACCGATATCGGCACGCTGAGCGATGGCCGGCTGGTCTACGCCGGCGCGGGCGAAGGGTACGACATCACCGTCGCCATCCAGAACCCCGACGGCACGCTCGCGACGCGGATCGCGGTGGGCGGCGGCTCCGGCGACATCCCCGCCTTCGCCATCCTGCCCGACGACACCATCTTCACCGTCTGGCACGACACCGATGGGCTGTCCGACAACGTCCATGCCGCCGTATACGACGCCTCCGGCGCGGTGGTGATGGCGCCCCGGCTGATCAGCCAGTTTCAGGCGGGTGGCCAGCACGCGCCTGACGTTCACCTGCTGCCGGATGGCAACCTGTTGATCACCTGGGTGGATACGAGACAGCACGAAGACGGCTATCGCGCCGTTTCCGTCTTCGGGCGTGTGGTCGAGGCGGACGGCACGCCGGTCACCGGCGATATCCAGCTCTCGGACGATACAATCGACATCACCGCCTACGACGTACAGATCACGCCCGAGGGCGAGATCGTCGTGATCTTCTCGCACCCGGGAAATCCCAGTGGCCCCGGGGACGACTTCAACACCTATGTCAGGGTCTTCACCGTCGATGACATGCCGCGCGTCACTGTCCTGCCCGACGGGCCGAATGACGTCGCGCTCGGGGGCGAGGACAATTCCGTCGAGGCGGGCAATGGCCACGACACGGTCGATGGCGGCGGCGGCGACGACGATATCTTCGGCCAGAATGGCAACGACCTGCTGATGGGCGGTGCGGGAGACGACATGCTCTCGGGCGGTCCCGGCGATGACACGATCCACGGCGGCCCGGGGGCGGATTCGATCTTCGCGGGCGCCGGCGACGATGTCATCCACGTGGATACGGATGATGTCTACGAATACATGTGGAGCCACCTGGCGTCGTTCAACCAGAACTACACCGGCGGGCCAGGCTATGACACGATGATCGTGCACGGCTCCGAGGGGGTCTCTTTCGAGAACCTCTCCGCCATGCTGATCGAGGCCTTCTTCGGATCCGAGGGGGATGACAGTGTCGACTTCTGGGGCGACCACGCCAATCTGATGCGGGGCCGCGGGGGTAATGACACGCTCAGCGGCGACTGGGGCGACGATACGATCTTCGGCGATGCCGGGGCCGACAGCCTGCTGGGCGGCGAAGGCGACGACCACATCAAGGGCGGCGCCGCCAATGACACCATCGACGGCGGGCCCGGCAACGATTTCATCCACGGCCAGAACGGCGTCGACCTGGTCGACGGCGCCGGTGGCAACGACACCATCACCGGCAATAACGGCGAAGACACCCTGATGGGCGGCGCCGGCTCCGACCTCGTCAAGGGCGGTTACAACTGGGACACGGTCTATGGCGGCCAGCACAATGACACGGTGATGGGCCAGAACGGCTATGATACCGTCTATGGCGGCTATGGCGACGACCTCGTGCGCGGCAACAACGGCAATGACAGGCTGTATGGCGAGGGGAACGACGACCGGCTCGAAGGCGGCCCCGGGCGCGACACGCTCGAAGGCGGGTCCGGCAACGACACGCTCGAGGGGGGCACCGAGCGCGACGTGTTCCTGTTCGACACCAACGAAGGCACCAATGACGACGTGATCGAGGATTTCGACAACGGGGTCGACACGATCCACTTCTCCGGCCCGGTCGGCTTCGACGACCTCACCATCGACCAGACCGGCCCCGACACGATCATCACCTGGGGCTACAGTTCCGTCACGCTGCTGGGCGAAACCGGCCCGATCGACGAGGACGATTTCCTGTTCACGTGA
- a CDS encoding formylglycine-generating enzyme family protein: MIAAKTCQPGPKASLLLVALLVFAAVLLGAALTQRGAGKNPAFLPEMAPSPVTLSTGAQLHVQKYEVSVAEWNTCHDQGACTLRLRVRPGQTAETTPATGLSYVDVGEYLSWINDATGADFRLPTAGEWAEMAASVLPDEADPIFTDPSLTWASTYLTEGLTPRALKPRGSFSTSPEGIADLDGSVWEWTQDCFSGASGDADPARCPAFYVGGEHLAAMSYLIRDPARGGCAVGSPPAHLGMRLVSDKPIAM, from the coding sequence ATGATCGCCGCGAAGACATGTCAGCCCGGCCCGAAGGCGTCCCTTCTTCTGGTTGCGCTGCTGGTCTTCGCGGCGGTTCTTCTCGGCGCCGCGCTGACACAGCGCGGCGCCGGGAAAAACCCGGCTTTCCTGCCGGAAATGGCCCCGAGCCCCGTCACCCTGTCGACCGGAGCGCAGCTCCATGTCCAGAAATACGAGGTCAGCGTGGCCGAATGGAACACCTGCCACGACCAGGGCGCCTGTACCCTGCGCCTGCGGGTACGGCCCGGCCAGACAGCCGAGACGACGCCCGCAACGGGCCTGAGCTATGTCGATGTCGGTGAGTATCTCAGCTGGATCAATGACGCGACCGGCGCGGATTTCCGCCTGCCCACCGCAGGCGAGTGGGCCGAGATGGCGGCATCCGTCCTGCCGGACGAAGCTGACCCGATCTTCACCGATCCGTCCCTTACATGGGCCTCGACCTATCTGACCGAGGGTTTGACGCCTCGTGCGCTGAAGCCGCGCGGCAGTTTCTCGACCTCTCCCGAAGGCATCGCCGATCTTGACGGCAGCGTTTGGGAATGGACGCAGGACTGCTTTTCCGGCGCATCTGGCGACGCCGATCCGGCACGCTGCCCGGCCTTTTACGTAGGCGGCGAACATCTCGCCGCAATGTCCTACCTCATCCGCGACCCCGCCCGCGGCGGATGCGCCGTCGGCTCGCCTCCCGCGCATCTCGGCATGCGTCTTGTGAGCGATAAACCCATCGCCATGTAA
- the nirK gene encoding copper-containing nitrite reductase: MTKFINPGLMPTSRRNVLRGSLLAGAAAMTGVGAMAARRPQQPLRADAVSRNLHKASAEQTTDSTAKPADLSGYTRVKQELVAPPFAPEHEQVATGGPKIIEITMVTEERLMVVDEDTGASVWALTYNGSVPGPLIICHEGDMVELTLRNPADSMMEHNIDFHASTGALGGGGLTHVYPGEECVLRWKATKPGCFTYHCAPGGAMIPYHVTHGMNGAIMVLPRDGLKDAQGNPLRYDSIAYIGEQDYYLPMDENGDYKSYDAAGDDYADSLEAMRSLVPTHQVFNGAVGALTGENALKAKVGETVLMVHNSCNVDSRPHLIGGHGNYVWESSFTDTPLTGMETWFVRGGSAAAAMYTFEQPGVYAYVNHNLIIGAMLGGTAHFVVEGDWDNNLMEQVVAPRAFES, encoded by the coding sequence ATGACCAAGTTCATCAACCCAGGCCTTATGCCCACCAGCCGCCGCAACGTGCTGCGCGGGTCGCTTCTTGCCGGTGCCGCCGCCATGACCGGCGTGGGCGCCATGGCCGCCCGTCGCCCGCAACAGCCGCTCAGGGCTGACGCGGTGTCGCGCAACCTTCACAAGGCGTCGGCCGAACAGACCACGGACAGCACCGCGAAACCCGCCGATCTGTCGGGCTACACCCGCGTCAAGCAGGAGCTCGTCGCGCCCCCCTTCGCCCCGGAACACGAACAGGTCGCGACGGGCGGGCCCAAGATCATCGAGATCACCATGGTGACCGAAGAACGCCTGATGGTCGTCGACGAGGACACCGGCGCCAGCGTCTGGGCGCTGACCTACAATGGCTCGGTTCCCGGTCCGCTGATCATCTGCCACGAGGGCGACATGGTCGAGCTGACGCTGCGCAACCCCGCGGATTCGATGATGGAGCACAACATCGACTTCCACGCCTCCACGGGGGCGCTGGGCGGCGGTGGCCTGACCCATGTCTACCCGGGCGAGGAATGCGTGCTGCGCTGGAAGGCGACGAAACCGGGATGCTTCACCTATCACTGTGCCCCGGGTGGCGCGATGATCCCGTACCACGTGACCCACGGCATGAACGGCGCCATCATGGTGCTGCCGCGCGACGGGCTGAAGGACGCGCAGGGCAATCCGCTGCGCTATGACAGCATCGCCTATATCGGCGAGCAGGATTACTACCTGCCGATGGATGAGAACGGCGATTACAAGTCCTACGACGCCGCCGGCGACGACTATGCCGACAGTCTTGAGGCGATGCGGTCTCTCGTGCCGACGCACCAGGTGTTCAACGGCGCGGTCGGCGCCCTGACCGGTGAGAACGCGCTCAAGGCCAAGGTCGGCGAGACGGTTCTGATGGTGCACAACTCGTGCAACGTGGACAGCCGCCCGCACCTGATCGGCGGACATGGCAACTATGTCTGGGAAAGCTCCTTCACCGATACGCCGCTGACCGGGATGGAAACCTGGTTCGTCCGCGGCGGCAGCGCGGCGGCGGCCATGTACACCTTCGAACAGCCGGGCGTCTACGCCTACGTGAACCACAACCTGATCATCGGCGCGATGCTGGGCGGAACCGCGCACTTCGTCGTCGAGGGCGATTGGGACAACAACCTGATGGAACAGGTCGTGGCACCGCGAGCCTTCGAAAGCTGA
- a CDS encoding pseudoazurin, whose protein sequence is MIRTLATGLALAALMGGAAFAETFEVKMLNKGADGERMVFEPAFVQAAAGDTIKFIAADKGHNAETAKDMIPEGAEGFKGKINEEFEVTLDTEGVYAVLCKPHYAMGMVMTIAVGDVEVPDGFLEGRVPKKAKARFEDQLNNM, encoded by the coding sequence ATGATCCGCACACTGGCAACCGGCCTGGCACTCGCAGCCCTGATGGGCGGCGCGGCCTTCGCCGAAACATTCGAAGTCAAGATGCTGAACAAGGGCGCCGATGGCGAACGCATGGTGTTCGAGCCCGCCTTCGTGCAGGCCGCGGCAGGCGATACGATCAAGTTCATCGCCGCCGACAAGGGCCACAACGCCGAAACCGCCAAGGACATGATCCCCGAGGGGGCCGAGGGCTTCAAGGGCAAGATCAACGAGGAGTTCGAGGTCACGCTCGACACCGAGGGCGTCTATGCCGTGCTGTGCAAGCCGCACTACGCCATGGGCATGGTGATGACCATCGCCGTCGGCGACGTCGAGGTGCCCGACGGCTTCCTTGAAGGCCGCGTGCCGAAAAAGGCCAAGGCCCGTTTCGAAGATCAACTCAACAACATGTGA
- a CDS encoding Crp/Fnr family transcriptional regulator codes for MPRLDESLLTHLPPFSRLEKRQIRRILDQASSRRYDAGVAIFQEGHPAERFFMLLDGYVRVVRITATGEQVTALHIPPGQLIGIARAIGRDTYPATAMTASESLALSWPMHLWDNFVAEYDGFATESYKTLGQRLGEVQNKIVEMATQQVEQRVANALLRLVNQTGRKVENGIEIDFPITRQDLSELTATTLHTVSRLLSGWEKQGLVESRRKRIVVRDPHALVVLSQK; via the coding sequence CTGCCACGGCTCGACGAGAGCCTGTTGACGCATTTGCCGCCCTTCTCGCGCCTCGAGAAACGGCAGATCCGCAGGATTCTCGATCAGGCGTCGTCCCGGCGCTACGACGCGGGCGTGGCGATCTTCCAGGAGGGGCATCCGGCGGAACGTTTCTTCATGCTGCTCGACGGCTATGTCCGTGTCGTGCGCATCACGGCCACGGGCGAGCAGGTCACGGCATTGCACATCCCGCCGGGCCAGCTGATCGGCATCGCCCGCGCCATCGGGCGGGATACCTATCCCGCGACAGCGATGACCGCGTCGGAATCGCTTGCGCTCAGCTGGCCGATGCACCTGTGGGACAACTTCGTCGCGGAATACGACGGCTTTGCCACCGAAAGCTACAAGACGCTCGGCCAGCGGCTCGGCGAGGTGCAGAACAAGATCGTGGAAATGGCCACGCAGCAGGTCGAGCAGCGTGTCGCCAACGCGCTTCTGCGCCTGGTCAACCAGACGGGACGCAAGGTCGAGAACGGGATCGAGATAGATTTCCCGATCACCCGGCAGGACCTGTCCGAACTGACCGCAACCACCCTGCACACGGTCAGCCGGCTTCTCAGCGGCTGGGAAAAACAGGGGCTTGTCGAAAGCCGGCGCAAGCGTATCGTCGTGCGCGATCCGCATGCGCTGGTCGTGCTCAGCCAGAAGTAA
- a CDS encoding DUF1858 domain-containing protein, with translation MARPRLDDPDLPLADLMTRWPQTIPVFVRHKMLCVGCLISPFHTVTDACAEYHLDEEDFLAELRQAAERSRG, from the coding sequence ATGGCTCGCCCCCGCCTGGACGACCCCGATCTGCCGCTGGCCGACCTGATGACGAGATGGCCGCAGACGATCCCGGTCTTCGTGCGACACAAGATGCTGTGCGTCGGGTGTCTCATCAGCCCGTTTCACACCGTCACCGATGCCTGTGCCGAGTATCACCTGGACGAGGAGGATTTCCTCGCGGAACTCAGGCAGGCGGCGGAGCGGTCGAGAGGCTGA
- a CDS encoding c-type cytochrome, with protein sequence MAEILTKSRARNIFYGGSIFFVVVFVAMTVHSHRYVVQTSTAGMPLSEEVVHGKHVWEEHSCINCHSLHGEGAYFAPELGNVTTRWGVQDSPDDAFWMLKGWIESQPSGIEGRRQMPRYDLSDEDIRALSEFLRWADQTDTQGWPPNDAG encoded by the coding sequence ATGGCTGAAATTCTCACGAAATCCCGGGCGCGAAACATCTTCTACGGGGGCTCGATCTTCTTCGTCGTGGTCTTCGTGGCGATGACCGTCCACTCGCACCGCTACGTGGTGCAAACCTCGACCGCCGGCATGCCGCTGAGCGAAGAGGTCGTTCACGGCAAGCACGTGTGGGAGGAACATTCCTGCATCAACTGCCACAGCCTGCACGGCGAAGGCGCCTATTTCGCGCCGGAGCTTGGCAACGTCACGACCCGCTGGGGCGTGCAGGACAGCCCCGACGACGCGTTCTGGATGCTCAAGGGCTGGATCGAAAGCCAGCCGAGCGGCATCGAAGGGCGCCGCCAGATGCCGCGCTACGACCTCAGCGACGAGGACATCCGCGCCCTGTCGGAATTCCTCCGCTGGGCCGATCAGACAGACACCCAGGGCTGGCCGCCCAATGACGCCGGATAA
- a CDS encoding cbb3-type cytochrome c oxidase subunit I has protein sequence MKYESQKVAYWYILAALALFGIQVLGGLLAGWVYVSPNFLSELLPFNVIRMIHTNALIVWLLLGFFAAAYFLVPEESEREIWSPKLAYLQLIILLVGTLGAVGSYLVGIHGGREFLEQPLWVKFGILVAAVIFLVNISMTVLSGKRTAITNVLLMGLWLLSLLWVFAFINPDNLSLDKMYWWFVVHLWVEATWELVMAAILAFLLLKLTGVDREVVEKWLYVIVATALFSGILGTGHHFYWIGLPGYWQWVGSIFSTFEVIPFFLMMSFAFVMVWKGRKNHPNKAALLWSLGSSTVAFFGAGVWGFLHTLHGVNFYSHGTQITAAHGHLAFYGAYVALNLAVFTYAMPMLRQRAPYNQVLNMASFWLMTGGMAFMTFVLTFAGTIQTHMQRVVGDYYMDVQDSLSVFYLMRFGAGAAVVIGALLFIYSMLVVRRREVIAPGPANPVPGE, from the coding sequence ATGAAATACGAATCTCAGAAAGTGGCGTACTGGTATATCCTGGCCGCCCTTGCCCTTTTCGGCATCCAGGTGCTGGGCGGGCTGCTGGCGGGCTGGGTCTACGTCTCGCCCAATTTCCTGTCCGAGTTGCTGCCCTTCAACGTGATCCGGATGATCCACACCAACGCGCTGATCGTCTGGCTTCTGCTGGGCTTCTTCGCGGCGGCCTATTTCCTCGTGCCCGAAGAATCGGAGCGCGAGATCTGGTCGCCGAAGCTGGCCTATCTTCAGCTCATCATCCTGCTGGTGGGCACGCTGGGCGCGGTCGGGTCCTACCTTGTCGGTATCCATGGCGGGCGCGAGTTCCTCGAACAGCCCCTCTGGGTCAAGTTCGGCATCCTCGTCGCCGCGGTCATCTTCCTCGTGAACATCTCGATGACGGTGTTGTCGGGCAAGAGAACGGCGATCACCAACGTCTTGCTGATGGGCCTGTGGCTTTTGTCGCTGCTCTGGGTCTTCGCCTTCATCAACCCGGACAACCTGAGCCTCGACAAGATGTACTGGTGGTTCGTCGTCCACCTGTGGGTGGAGGCGACCTGGGAGCTGGTGATGGCCGCGATCCTGGCCTTCCTGCTGCTGAAGCTGACGGGCGTCGACCGCGAGGTGGTGGAGAAATGGCTCTATGTCATCGTCGCCACGGCGCTTTTCTCGGGCATTCTCGGCACCGGGCACCACTTCTACTGGATCGGCCTGCCGGGCTACTGGCAGTGGGTCGGCTCGATCTTCTCGACCTTCGAGGTGATCCCGTTCTTCCTGATGATGTCCTTTGCCTTCGTCATGGTCTGGAAGGGCCGCAAGAACCACCCGAACAAGGCGGCCCTGCTGTGGTCGCTGGGGTCCTCCACCGTCGCCTTCTTCGGCGCGGGCGTCTGGGGCTTCCTGCATACGCTGCACGGGGTGAACTTCTACAGCCACGGCACGCAGATCACCGCGGCCCACGGCCACCTTGCCTTCTACGGCGCCTACGTGGCGCTGAACCTGGCGGTCTTCACCTATGCCATGCCGATGCTGCGCCAGCGTGCGCCCTACAACCAGGTGCTGAACATGGCCAGCTTCTGGCTGATGACCGGGGGGATGGCCTTCATGACCTTCGTGCTGACCTTCGCCGGCACCATCCAGACGCATATGCAGCGCGTGGTGGGCGACTACTACATGGACGTGCAGGACAGCCTCTCGGTCTTCTACCTGATGCGCTTCGGCGCCGGGGCGGCCGTGGTGATCGGCGCGCTTCTCTTCATCTACTCGATGCTGGTCGTGCGGCGGCGCGAGGTCATCGCCCCCGGCCCCGCCAACCCTGTTCCGGGAGAATGA
- a CDS encoding CbbQ/NirQ/NorQ/GpvN family protein has translation MNMENKPTLPFYQPTGRECDLFETAQDNGLPLLLKGPTGCGKTRFVEHMAARLGKPLHTVACHDDLSAADLIGRYLLKGGETVWVDGPLTRAVREGGICYLDEVVEARKDVTVVLHPLTDTRRTLMIDRTGEELVAPAGFMLVASYNPGYQNVLKRLKPSTRQRFLSISFDFPDPETEIAVVAAESRLEPGRVAPLVRLAGHIRRLSGMDLEEGVSTRLLIYAATLMAGGMGVIQALEAAIIEPLSDEPDVQQALRDLVATIYG, from the coding sequence ATGAACATGGAAAACAAGCCCACCCTGCCGTTCTACCAGCCCACGGGCCGCGAATGCGACCTGTTCGAGACGGCCCAAGACAACGGTTTGCCCCTTCTTCTGAAGGGGCCGACCGGCTGCGGCAAGACGCGCTTCGTCGAGCATATGGCGGCGCGTCTGGGCAAGCCGCTCCATACCGTGGCCTGCCATGACGACCTGTCAGCCGCCGACCTGATCGGGCGCTACCTGCTCAAGGGCGGCGAGACGGTCTGGGTCGATGGCCCGCTCACCCGCGCCGTGCGCGAGGGCGGCATCTGTTACCTCGACGAGGTGGTCGAGGCGCGCAAGGACGTCACCGTGGTGTTGCACCCGCTGACCGACACCCGCCGAACCCTGATGATCGACCGGACGGGCGAGGAGCTGGTGGCGCCCGCGGGCTTCATGCTGGTGGCGTCCTACAACCCGGGCTACCAGAACGTGCTCAAGCGGCTGAAACCCTCCACCCGGCAACGGTTCCTGTCGATCAGTTTCGACTTTCCCGATCCGGAAACCGAGATCGCCGTGGTCGCCGCCGAAAGCCGGCTGGAGCCGGGGCGCGTCGCGCCGCTGGTGCGGCTGGCCGGGCATATCCGGCGGCTGTCGGGCATGGACCTCGAGGAAGGCGTCTCGACCCGCCTGCTGATCTATGCCGCGACGCTGATGGCGGGGGGGATGGGTGTCATCCAGGCGCTGGAGGCGGCCATCATCGAACCGCTCAGCGACGAGCCGGACGTGCAGCAGGCGCTGCGCGACCTCGTCGCGACGATCTACGGGTAA